CGTGCTTCGGGAGTCGGCTCGTTCAGGAGTGATGTCCCGGACCCCATTGGAAACGGCTGGTTCAGAATCGACAGACTTTCATTTCCCACTTCGAAGCAGGTTCCATCTGCAAGAATCAATTCCAGTCGATTGACATAGTCGCGGGTCGAGCCAACACGAATCGCCCTTGAACCGGCAGCGTCGATCGCCAGCATACTGCCCAGCGTCGTCACTTCCGTATTGGAGGGATCCGGAGGAAAATAGAGCCCCTGCGTTTTCAGAAAACGATTGAGCTGTGCGTGCACCACACCTGGTTGCACGTGGACCAGATTATCGCTGATCAACTCAAAAGCGTTCATGTAGCGTGCGCAGTCAATCACAATCCCACAGCCGACTGCATCGCCAACCAGACCAGTCCCTGCTCCGCGTGGAATCATGGGGACATTCATTTCAGAGGCATAGCGGGCAATCGAGATCAGATCGTTGCGATCACGGGGAGAGGCAATACACAGCGGCGGAACCTGGTACAGGCTGGCATCGCTGGCGTAAATTGACAACGCAACGGGATCGCATCGTACATCACCTGCAATCAGACTGGAAAGATCTTCTGCAATTCGTTGCTGTTGACGGTCCAAAGTTACTGGCTCTCAGGTTGAAATATTCGCACGCAGATCAAAAGTTTTTGAGGCAGGTTCCATTGTATGCGATTGAAGTACCCGGTTTGAATACTCAATCGACCGAATCAGGCTTCGAGCCGTTGATTCCATTGCCGCTGTGAAAGAACCCCTATAATACACGCAGCCCACAACATTTATCCATCCTACCTGTTCGACACTGCTTCACCAGCAAGTCAGACTCCAGTCGCTTCAACGCGCTTCAGCAGACTTCTTGCCGAAACCAGAGGTATCGCGTGACTGTGTTGAGAGCCACTCGCAGGCAGGTTCCGGTAAGCCTTCATGGCCTCCCTGAAAAATTGTCACACGTGCTTTACCCGATTTTCGTCTGAGATGAATGTCGCGACCGTAGGTTTTATCAGTCGCCTGATCGGAGGGCTGAGGATCTTTCAGGGCACCCAGGTCCCACAACTGTTCTATTTCTGCCTCAGTCACAGGGGCCGTCTCGTTCTTTTTCGACAGTACGTTAAAGGCATTAATTGTATGTGCGAAGGGAACCGAACCGGTTTGGCCATCCGTCACACCGGCATTGAGATCCAGGGGTAATTCCGTCGCATTTCCGATCCAGAAGAGAGGAGAACGATCGCGGTATTCGACATCAATGGCTTCAGAGGTGCCCGGCTTGTCAGTCAATGATTTTAAAATCATGCGTGCATAATTCTGCGGCACGCCGTCTTTGAGATGAAAGCGGTACCACTCCGCCAGATCGCTGATGCCGACCCAGGCGGAAGCCGCCGAGAAACGATCAGGATGATGACCGGCCATCAACATCGTCATGTGTCCGCCTCCTGAAGAACCGGCCAGGTAAATGCGTGACTGATCCACATCGTAATGTTTGATGACATAATCAATGGCATCCAGAATATCCTGTCGCGCCAGTCGAGAACCACAGGCTTCGGGCTGCTGATTGACGCCCCGAAAGTCAGGGTGCAGGTAAATCCAGCCGCGCTGTTGGGCTTCTTTCAGCCACTTTGCATTGTTCTGCTTATAATTGCCACTCCAGGAATGCAGAAAGACAAACAGCGGTGTCGGAGTTGTTTTCGCAGCAGCGGGAGCCCAGAGCATAGAGGGTTGCATGCTGTCATCCAGACTGCTGTTGACTTTGATGAGCTCCAGCCTGGCCGGATTCTGTTTCACCTCAGAGACTTTTTCCGCTGCTGACAGACATTCCGAATTTAAGCAAATCATTCCTGCTACGAAGAGGGAGAGCAATACGAATTTTGACATGGATGCGGTTTCCTCAGTTCTTTGATATGACACAGTACTTATTTCTCTTCCTGCGACTCTGGTTTCTGGTCGGCATATTCAATTCGGCCCCAGAGGTTTCCGCCGACCTTACCATGCTGCCAGGTACCGGCATAGCGGCCTTCGAAAAACATTACGCGCGAGGTGAAGGTCCCCAGTCCGGGGATGGTCATGTTGGTCAGAGAGATGACGGGGGTGTCACCTGCCCAGAAAACATTCAGAGGCATCGGGACATTGACATCATTATCGCCGTACTTGATACGGGCGGTAATCAGCCACTGGTCTCCCTGCAGTTTTTTCATGGAAGCGATTTCATAACGTTCTTCGCGGGGTGGTTTGCCGTTCTGTTTTCCATCGACGCTGAAATGCCCGACCAGCGTTGCACCGCTCATCTGCTGTTCCAGTTTTTGTTCCAGTTCCGCCTGACCAGTTGTACCTGAACCCTTCTCATCCGCCTGTTGGGCCGCAGAGACT
The sequence above is a segment of the Gimesia algae genome. Coding sequences within it:
- a CDS encoding alpha/beta hydrolase family protein, giving the protein MSKFVLLSLFVAGMICLNSECLSAAEKVSEVKQNPARLELIKVNSSLDDSMQPSMLWAPAAAKTTPTPLFVFLHSWSGNYKQNNAKWLKEAQQRGWIYLHPDFRGVNQQPEACGSRLARQDILDAIDYVIKHYDVDQSRIYLAGSSGGGHMTMLMAGHHPDRFSAASAWVGISDLAEWYRFHLKDGVPQNYARMILKSLTDKPGTSEAIDVEYRDRSPLFWIGNATELPLDLNAGVTDGQTGSVPFAHTINAFNVLSKKNETAPVTEAEIEQLWDLGALKDPQPSDQATDKTYGRDIHLRRKSGKARVTIFQGGHEGLPEPACEWLSTQSRDTSGFGKKSAEAR